Below is a window of Culturomica massiliensis DNA.
CACGCATGGCATCGACCTGATTTTTCATCAGGGCAATCAGCGGAGATATAACGATGGCTGTCCCTTCGAGTATCAATGCCGGTAATTGATAACATAGAGATTTTCCCCCTCCGGTCGGCATCAATACAAAGGTGTTTTTCCCGGCCAATATATTTCTGATTATGGCTTCCTGGTTTCCCTTGAAATTATCGAAGCCAAAATACTCTTTTAATTTTGTATGTAAATCAATTTCCAATTTCATCGCAATATTGTTTTCGCACACTTTTTCGAAAAAGGAGTTGCAAATTTATAACTTAATTCGAATGAACAAACAAAAATACATCCATAATTCAGAAATCCGAAAGTTCTCAAATCTTTTGAAAGAAATGATGTCTTTGCAATGTTGTAAGACCTGTTCCGTTCATTTAAACCTACATATAAATTGTAAATTTTGGATTGTAAATTTTAAATTGCCTGACAAACCGGTCCGTCGTCGGATTTATTTAATTTAAAATCTAAAATCGTAAATCTACAATCTTAAACCTACTCTTCTTATGGCTGTATTATAAAAAAATGATACTTTTGCCATTAGTAAAGTTATAGCAAAAAATGGTTGTTACAATAGTTTCTTACTTTTTTTTTTGGCATAAATATTGTAATTAACTGTACAGATTTCTAATGATAAATGAAAATGGTTGATATAAAGGATATTGCTAGAAAAGTTATTTCAGATGAATCGGAGGCTGTAAAACGCTTGATAAGCTATGTCGATGATGATTTCGAAAAGGTTGTGAGATTGATTTATGAAAGCAAAGGGCGGGTGATTGTAACGGGGATAGGCAAGAGTGCCATTATTGCACAAAAAATTGTAGCTACTTTGAATTCAACCGGTACGCCGGCTATTTTTTTGCATGCAGCGGAAGCGATTCATGGAGATATGGGAATGGTACAGGATGAAGATGTTGTGATATTTATCTCTAAGAGTGGGAATACGCCGGAGATTAAAGTGTTATTGCCTTTGATCCGGAATATCGGAAATAATCATATTGTAGCTATGGTGTCGAATACAGATTCTTTTTTAGCTCAAAATGCGGAATTTGTATTGAAAGCGACAGTAGAGCGGGAAGCTTGTCCGAATAATCTGGCCCCTACGAATTCGACGACGGCACAATTGGTGATGGGAGATGCCTTGGCGATGTGCCTGATTGAATTGAGGAGTTTTTCAAGCCGGGATTTTGCCCGTTATCATCCGGGAGGTTCATTGGGGAAACGGTTGTATACCCGGGTCGCGGATGTGTTTGACCGGGAAAACAAGCCCCGGGTAGCTATAGATGATCATATCCGGAAGATTATATTGGAAATGTCCGGCGGTTGTTTGGGGGCAGTAGCTGTCACGGATGAAGGGGAGCATTTGCTGGGGATTATTACGGACGGCGACTTGAGACGAATGCTGGAGAAATACGAAGATGTTGATGGCTTGAAAGCAACAGACATTATGTCATCGTCTCCAAAGACAATCGGAGAAGATGAGTTGGCTTACAATGCCTTTCAGTTGATGGAGAAGAGCAGCATCACCCAACTGGTCGTTGTCGATAAAGAAAAAAGATATAAAGGTATGGTTCATTTACACGATATCTTAAAAGAAGGGGTTGTTTGATCGTAAATTTAAAAATGAGAGAAAGCAAAAAAAGGTGAGTTTAGGATTGAATTTGCAGATTATGGGTTAAAAAGGAACCGAGTAACTAAAAGAATATTTTCGGGAGTTGCGAGGCAACTTTAATTTAGATTTCAATGAAAAGGACCGTACTTTTGGGGATATTGTTATTGCTTGCCGGCATTGTTGCGGGTCAGAGTACCCGTGTCAGGGGAAAGATTACAGATGCAAAGACGGGGGAAGTGCTGCCTTTGGTGAACGTTGTTTTTAAAGGTACGACGATAGGAGTCACTTCGGATTTTGACGGGCTTTATGTAATCGAGACCCGGGAACCGGTGTCCGAACTCCAGGTGTCGTTTGTGGGATATGAACCCCAGACGGTAAAGATTATTCCGACGGCCTTTAATGCTGTTGATTTTCAGTTGGTACCGATTACTTTTGACCTGGAAGAGGTAAAGGTGCGTCCGGGAGAAAATCCGGCACATGCTATTTTACGGAATGTTTCGGACAATAAGAAAAGGAATAATCCGGACGAAATAGCTTTGTACAATTGTACAAC
It encodes the following:
- a CDS encoding KpsF/GutQ family sugar-phosphate isomerase, whose protein sequence is MVDIKDIARKVISDESEAVKRLISYVDDDFEKVVRLIYESKGRVIVTGIGKSAIIAQKIVATLNSTGTPAIFLHAAEAIHGDMGMVQDEDVVIFISKSGNTPEIKVLLPLIRNIGNNHIVAMVSNTDSFLAQNAEFVLKATVEREACPNNLAPTNSTTAQLVMGDALAMCLIELRSFSSRDFARYHPGGSLGKRLYTRVADVFDRENKPRVAIDDHIRKIILEMSGGCLGAVAVTDEGEHLLGIITDGDLRRMLEKYEDVDGLKATDIMSSSPKTIGEDELAYNAFQLMEKSSITQLVVVDKEKRYKGMVHLHDILKEGVV